cccagcccatccctcccctctctctcccagtgccccccagctgatcccagtgtgtccccgctctctctctctctctctctctctgtctctgccagtgccccccagcgtgtccatctcgctggtgcccgcctcgagctcccagcccggccccggccgcctgctctgctccgtgatggatttctaccccgctgccatccaggtgaggtggttccagggccagcaggagctgtcggagcacgtggtggccaccgacgtggtggccaacggggactggacctaccagctgctggtgctgctggaaacgccgccccggcgcgggctgagctacagctgccaggtggagcacgtcagcctggagcagccgctgaggcggcactggggtacgggggagcccctgggggcgctggcagaggcgctgggctgtgctgggaggcactgggagggagctggagagagccgggctgggagtgggagaggggctgggggctgggcaagggcttggcaggggtttgggggatgctggggagggtgggatggggttggggggttgctggtgggcactgggagggagtttgggggcgctgggtgtgactgggagggagtttgggggcgctgggtgtgactgggagggagtttgggggtgccgggtgtgactgggagggagtttgggggcgctgggtgtgactgggagggagtttgggggcgctgggtgtgactgggagggagtttgggggtcctggggcgctGGGGGGCACCTTGGACGGGGCTGTGGGATGCCGAGAGGGACGGGAGGGGCTTTGGTGGCTCCTGTCGAGGCCCAAAAGGGATCGGGGGAGGTTTCAGGGGGTCCCGGCTGGGGCGGGGGCCACAAGGAGggcgctgggaggggctgggggcgtcGCCGAGAGGTTTTGGGGGCGCTGAGCCCTGCGGACCCCCCAGAGATGCCGCCGGACGCCGGCCGCAGCAAGATGCTGACGGGCATCGGGGGCTTGGTCTTGGGCTCGGTCTTcctggcgctggggctcggcttctACGTGCGCAAGAAGGTGAGGGCGGGTGCCGGGGGCGGCGTGGCCGCCGTGGCGGAGCCCCGTGcgcgctcccgccggggcccccggcccggtgtcacccccttttctctgcccacagagctcctgaggcggcggcggccgcagcccctccccgtgggctcgggcccggccgggaccccccgctccgtccccgctccgctgatcccgggggggtcccgtgtcccccccagcgcCGCTGGCGCTCTGCCCCCGCCCAGTGCCCGCTGCCGGCGCTCCCAATAAAGCTTCccagctgggcccggggccgtttGTTGGGGGGCGctggggagggctctgggggggcggggggcgatgggacggattggggcaaagggagggggagaaagggtgagggctgggcccggggggagcgggaggaggaggaggaggaggacgggaCGGGGGAAGGGccggagagaggaggaggagccggGATTCGGAGGAACCGGAAAatagagaagaggaggagaaggaggacgaGCAGCACCACCAGAACCCCGCGGCTTCCACGCCCACGGCAGAGCCGCAGCCCCCCCCGGCCCCGTCAGCATCGCCCCCTCCCCACATCCCGCAGTGAGCGGAGAGGTGGAGGTCCGCCCTTGTTAGGAATCTTTCAATAATTTATTATACCAAAAAATTTTAATGTTATTTATCGTAATATTATTCCTTTAATATATGAAAATGTCCCCACATCTTAAAAGTAttaatttaatatataatattaataatacCTATTAATTTCCCTTACCCCTTGTCAAAAAAAATTGAGTTTCTAAAGGAGAGCGTGACAAATGGATGCGAGCAGAAACCAGTGAAAGAGATTCGATCCCGAAAAATTTTGGATAAATGTGAAATCAGCGGCTCTGATtggctggcccagcacagcccgcCCCTCTCTATCCCGCCCCCAGCAAACCATCCCCCCCCAAggttccccctccccaaaaaccccaacccgGGGCCACAGCGGCCCGGAAATGCTTCAGCCAATGGCAGCGCAGGCAGGATGTGGCGCAGCCAATCAGAGCTCAGAGCGTTTGATTGCCTCATCAGTTGCCGGGCAGAGCCCGTGGCCGATCGCCCCCCGGAAGAGGGATGGATGAGGACgagggaggggtccctgcccgcGGATGCCGCCGTGCCCCGGTGCGGGAACAGCTCCGTGCGCGGCTCCTGCTCCATCCGCCGAGGGAGGATCGGCGCTCGATAATCTGGGGTGAACCCCGGGGTCAGAGCCCCCCGTGTTGGGAACACACATGGCCATGGCgttccacatcttcctggcttccCCCGTGCACCGGGATGAAGGCTGGAGGATTCCCGCTGCTTCTCTTGCTGCTGAGCCTCTT
The window above is part of the Melospiza melodia melodia isolate bMelMel2 chromosome 7 unlocalized genomic scaffold, bMelMel2.pri SUPER_7_unloc_3, whole genome shotgun sequence genome. Proteins encoded here:
- the LOC134432924 gene encoding class II histocompatibility antigen, B-L beta chain-like: MGLGAAAGALLVALGVLGAPPGAGAELSALEVLLGVLGGTAELCAALTGVFLEMLKFECYFINGTEKVRYVERYIYNRVQDVMFDSDVGHFVGFTPFGERNAKHWNSNPAKMEDIRAAVDTYCRHNYEVSRPFITERRVPPSVSISLVPASSSQPGPGRLLCSVMDFYPAAIQVRWFQGQQELSEHVVATDVVANGDWTYQLLVLLETPPRRGLSYSCQVEHVSLEQPLRRHWGTEMPPDAGRSKMLTGIGGLVLGSVFLALGLGFYVRKKVRAGAGGGVAAVAEPRGGGGGRDGGRAGERRRSRDSEEPENREEEEKEDEQHHQNPAASTPTAEPQPPPAPSASPPPHIPHCRAEPVADRPPEEGWMRTREGSLPADAAVPRCGNSSVRGSCSIRRGRIGAR